From Pseudothermotoga thermarum DSM 5069, a single genomic window includes:
- a CDS encoding AAA family ATPase → MLVSFSGRKLLFFEQFNVNFSDKLNVLTGETGAGKSVLIRALQALFGKKVDLPASEGCELEALFVVPEEQMEKVKDFGIESEEIVVSLTVGKRWIYRLNGKLVPQNFVEQLFEDLVQFHQQNSQTGILKKQNQLLLLDRFHDEEELVKEYSSVYKSIKDFEKFLNQHDEQKLLEKLEELKVKIHLIEKVNPSIVEEASLRERYDRLMKQKEVVELLNEIVEIVEDDKEFGFQRLLKILQKIERSKLPVPSELVNLLDDVVQKSFEIARVSRKILDEFELEDVEKLEERIWLYNELKRKFGPTVEDVLENYKRLLNEYQSIEENLNKLKTAKEQLQKLKTKALQIAERLHEKRVEAARQLESIVQNHMKDLALNYGFVISVEKQSQLGPHGLDDVEMKLKSHDGELLGLKNVLSGGELSRLMLSIELACASKSFTDVLVFDEVDAGIGGLTGNVLGMKLKQVSKNYQTIVVTHLPQIARLADTHILVERLAQDKMRLKVLSEDERNQEIIRMIGGLEVLQGKDRPS, encoded by the coding sequence GTGCTTGTAAGCTTTTCTGGAAGAAAGCTTTTGTTCTTTGAACAGTTCAACGTGAATTTCTCCGATAAGCTCAACGTTTTGACCGGTGAGACGGGTGCTGGAAAGTCTGTTCTTATCAGAGCGCTTCAAGCACTTTTTGGGAAAAAAGTGGATTTGCCGGCATCTGAAGGTTGTGAGTTAGAAGCTTTGTTTGTGGTGCCGGAGGAGCAAATGGAAAAGGTGAAGGACTTTGGAATAGAAAGTGAAGAAATCGTTGTGTCTTTAACGGTTGGAAAAAGATGGATATACCGTTTGAATGGAAAATTGGTACCACAGAATTTTGTTGAGCAGCTTTTCGAAGATCTTGTACAATTTCACCAACAGAATTCTCAAACTGGGATTTTAAAAAAGCAAAATCAGCTTCTTTTGCTGGATAGATTTCACGATGAGGAAGAACTGGTCAAAGAATACTCTTCTGTTTATAAATCCATCAAGGATTTTGAAAAATTCCTAAACCAGCATGATGAGCAAAAACTTTTGGAAAAACTTGAAGAATTAAAGGTGAAAATCCATCTTATAGAAAAAGTCAACCCTTCCATCGTGGAAGAGGCAAGCCTTAGAGAAAGGTACGATAGGCTGATGAAACAAAAAGAAGTTGTTGAACTGCTCAACGAAATAGTTGAAATAGTTGAAGATGATAAAGAATTTGGTTTTCAAAGACTTTTGAAAATATTGCAAAAGATTGAAAGATCAAAGCTTCCAGTGCCAAGTGAGCTGGTTAACCTTCTTGACGATGTTGTCCAAAAATCTTTCGAAATAGCCCGAGTAAGCAGAAAGATACTCGATGAATTTGAGTTAGAAGACGTTGAAAAATTGGAAGAAAGAATCTGGCTTTACAACGAATTGAAGAGAAAATTTGGACCAACTGTGGAAGACGTTTTGGAGAACTACAAAAGGCTTCTAAATGAGTATCAAAGCATTGAAGAAAACTTGAACAAACTCAAAACCGCAAAAGAGCAACTTCAAAAATTGAAAACAAAGGCATTGCAGATTGCAGAAAGATTGCATGAAAAACGTGTTGAAGCGGCAAGGCAACTGGAATCGATAGTTCAAAACCACATGAAGGATTTGGCCTTGAACTATGGTTTTGTAATTTCGGTGGAAAAACAGTCGCAACTTGGACCGCATGGTTTAGACGATGTTGAAATGAAGTTAAAATCTCACGATGGGGAGCTTTTGGGACTTAAAAACGTTTTGTCAGGAGGAGAGTTGTCCAGGCTGATGCTTTCCATAGAGCTTGCATGTGCGTCGAAGTCCTTTACTGACGTTTTGGTTTTTGATGAGGTGGACGCAGGAATAGGTGGTTTAACGGGGAATGTTCTTGGAATGAAGCTAAAACAGGTTTCCAAAAACTATCAAACGATAGTTGTGACGCATCTCCCACAGATTGCAAGGCTTGCCGACACGCACATCTTGGTGGAAAGATTGGCCCAGGATAAAATGAGGTTGAAGGTTTTAAGCGAAGATGAAAGAAACCAAGAGATAATCAGAATGATCGGTGGATTGGAAGTTCTTCAAGGAAAAGATCGCCCAAGTTGA
- a CDS encoding ATP-dependent helicase has product MEQLTYLNDLDEEQKRAVLESTGRSIVIAGPGSGKTKVITYKLLHLLKTGVKPSQILLVTFTRAAANEMIERARMLTGTDLDEITAGTFHHVCNLLLRKYAPKVGLLPNFTILDEEDSASLIKHVRTNVLERHGLKKSFPTHNVLQKIFSYSANTMTSLKEAILKIEPKFAQHESIIEEIYREYSLEKRSQNCVDYDDLLTFAVQLLESDHNVLMKEASKYVWVLVDEFQDTNILQLKLIEMLSSVHGNVMVVADDAQSIYSFRGARFENVSDFMKVKGTKLFKIQTNYRSSESIVKFINVMIPGKAVPKVLKSVKPNGVKPKLVYVSDPQQEAVFVTREVLKLIEFGFEPSQIAVLYRSHSHSLDLQIELAKHRIDFRILSGLKFTETAHVKDVLAFLRILQNPKEKISWIRIAKLFPGIGTKTASKLADFAAVCPETDPVKILEKLGEGKEAIWQMKELFELMQRQSRIDAMISVLNERFYSDYLLNNYPDHFERQQDINRLMEIASRYSSLERFLTDLTVSSDVNDETKPKNVLTLTTVHQAKGLEWDVVFVLSVNPGDFPSYYAIVDNNIDEEERIFYVAITRAKQHLYIIKHGVNRYSSIYWLRSVDFAQRIPKKLVEEIYFEG; this is encoded by the coding sequence ATGGAACAGTTGACGTATCTGAACGACTTGGACGAGGAGCAAAAGCGAGCGGTTTTGGAATCTACAGGTAGATCCATCGTCATAGCTGGACCTGGTTCTGGAAAAACCAAGGTGATCACTTATAAATTGCTTCATCTTTTGAAAACGGGCGTAAAACCGTCTCAAATACTTCTTGTTACTTTCACTAGGGCAGCTGCGAATGAAATGATAGAACGCGCAAGGATGTTGACTGGAACAGACCTTGATGAAATAACCGCTGGTACTTTTCACCACGTTTGCAACCTTTTGCTTAGAAAATACGCTCCAAAGGTTGGACTTCTTCCAAATTTCACCATACTTGACGAGGAAGATTCCGCAAGTTTGATAAAACACGTTAGAACTAATGTTCTAGAAAGGCATGGTTTAAAGAAAAGCTTTCCCACTCACAACGTTTTACAAAAAATTTTCTCTTACAGCGCAAACACCATGACAAGTTTAAAAGAAGCGATTTTGAAGATAGAACCAAAGTTTGCACAGCATGAAAGCATAATTGAGGAAATTTATCGAGAATATTCACTGGAAAAACGAAGTCAAAACTGCGTGGACTACGATGACCTTTTAACCTTTGCTGTTCAATTGCTTGAAAGTGATCACAACGTTTTGATGAAGGAAGCTTCCAAATACGTATGGGTTTTGGTCGACGAGTTTCAGGATACAAACATACTGCAGTTAAAGCTTATAGAAATGCTTTCTTCTGTACATGGTAACGTTATGGTTGTGGCAGACGATGCACAAAGCATCTATTCTTTCCGTGGAGCTAGATTTGAAAACGTCAGCGATTTTATGAAGGTGAAAGGCACGAAGTTGTTCAAAATACAGACCAATTACAGGAGCTCCGAAAGCATAGTAAAGTTCATCAACGTTATGATTCCAGGCAAAGCGGTACCAAAGGTTTTAAAGTCCGTAAAGCCAAACGGTGTGAAACCGAAGTTGGTGTACGTGAGCGATCCACAGCAAGAGGCAGTCTTTGTCACAAGGGAAGTTCTCAAATTGATTGAATTTGGCTTTGAACCATCTCAGATTGCAGTTCTTTACAGAAGTCACTCCCATTCGTTGGATCTTCAAATTGAGCTTGCGAAGCACAGGATAGATTTTAGAATTCTTTCCGGCTTGAAGTTCACCGAAACAGCCCATGTGAAAGACGTTCTTGCGTTCTTAAGGATCCTGCAAAATCCAAAAGAAAAGATCTCTTGGATAAGGATAGCAAAGCTTTTTCCAGGAATCGGTACCAAAACTGCTTCGAAGTTGGCTGACTTTGCCGCGGTTTGCCCTGAAACTGATCCTGTGAAAATCCTTGAAAAGTTGGGGGAAGGAAAAGAGGCAATTTGGCAGATGAAAGAACTTTTTGAACTGATGCAGCGGCAAAGCAGGATCGACGCCATGATAAGCGTTTTAAACGAGCGCTTTTACAGCGATTATCTTTTGAACAATTATCCAGATCATTTTGAAAGACAACAGGATATCAACCGCTTGATGGAAATTGCTAGTAGGTACAGCTCCCTTGAAAGGTTTCTCACCGATTTGACTGTTAGCAGTGATGTAAACGATGAAACAAAACCAAAAAACGTTTTAACCTTGACGACTGTTCATCAGGCAAAAGGCTTGGAATGGGATGTGGTTTTCGTTCTGAGCGTTAACCCCGGTGATTTTCCAAGTTATTATGCGATTGTGGACAACAACATCGACGAAGAAGAAAGGATTTTCTACGTTGCCATCACAAGGGCCAAACAGCATTTGTACATAATAAAGCATGGGGTCAACAGATATTCTTCGATTTACTGGTTGAGATCGGTGGATTTTGCTCAAAGAATACCGAAAAAACTGGTTGAAGAAATTTACTTTGAGGGTTAG